In one window of Atribacterota bacterium DNA:
- a CDS encoding sodium-translocating pyrophosphatase has protein sequence MSLAIFTPIAGLIAVLFAWSLIQKINRFSPGNEKMQEISQAVQEGAMAFLKREYTFLVFFVIGMFVVLIFARGPVEAICFVIGAFCSVMAGFVGMRVATRSNARTTQAATEGLNPALRVAFSAGTVMGMCVVGFGLLGLGILYLIIKDPNVVNGFALGASSIALFARVGGGIYTKAADVGADLVGKVEAGIPEDDPRNPAVIADNVGDNVGDVAGMGADLFESYVGSIVAAMILGVSAFGISGALYPLILAGTGVIASILGTFFVQAKDEKGLTAALNRGTYMSTLFVIIFSLVASLLILKAIGPFVATVAGLIAGIAIGLASEYYTDSHFKPVQNLAETAQTGPATVIINGLALGMESTVIPLLLVCAAILVAYWAAGMYGIAIAGIGMLSITGITVAIDAYGPVADNAGGIAEMAGLDPKVRKITDSLDALGNTTAAIGKGFAIASAALTAMALFVAYSQTVQIKVIDLLHPYAVVGLFIGGMMPFLFCSITMKAVGRAAFRMVEEVRRQFREIKGLMEGKARPDYARCVDISTKGAITQMIFPGLLAVAVPILVGVILGPESLGGLLAGAIVSGLLLAIMMANAGGAWDNAKKYIESGKMGGKGTPTHAAAVVGDTVGDPFKDTSGPSLNILIKLMSIVALVFAPLFMR, from the coding sequence ATGAGCTTAGCAATCTTTACCCCTATTGCTGGACTTATTGCTGTATTATTTGCTTGGTCTCTGATCCAAAAGATTAACCGCTTCAGTCCAGGTAACGAAAAGATGCAGGAAATTTCCCAGGCGGTTCAGGAAGGTGCGATGGCTTTTCTCAAAAGAGAGTACACCTTCTTGGTTTTCTTTGTGATTGGTATGTTTGTGGTTTTAATCTTTGCTCGAGGGCCGGTAGAGGCAATTTGCTTTGTTATCGGTGCCTTCTGTTCGGTCATGGCAGGGTTTGTGGGGATGCGGGTGGCCACTCGGAGCAACGCCCGTACTACTCAGGCTGCCACTGAAGGCTTGAATCCTGCTCTGCGGGTTGCCTTTTCAGCAGGAACGGTTATGGGAATGTGTGTGGTCGGATTCGGGCTTCTGGGTCTTGGTATTCTCTACTTGATTATTAAGGACCCCAATGTAGTCAATGGTTTTGCTCTGGGAGCAAGTTCTATCGCTCTATTTGCCCGTGTTGGTGGTGGAATTTATACCAAGGCGGCCGACGTAGGGGCAGATCTGGTTGGAAAAGTGGAAGCTGGTATTCCTGAAGATGATCCCCGTAACCCGGCCGTGATTGCCGACAATGTGGGTGACAACGTGGGTGATGTTGCCGGCATGGGTGCTGACCTCTTTGAATCGTATGTCGGTTCGATTGTAGCAGCCATGATTTTGGGGGTGAGTGCGTTTGGAATCAGTGGGGCCCTTTATCCATTGATTTTGGCAGGAACTGGCGTTATCGCGTCAATCCTCGGGACTTTCTTTGTTCAGGCTAAAGATGAAAAAGGTTTAACTGCAGCCCTAAACCGGGGGACGTATATGAGCACTCTTTTTGTGATTATTTTTAGTCTGGTGGCTTCGCTCCTCATCTTGAAGGCTATAGGACCCTTCGTGGCCACAGTAGCTGGCTTGATTGCCGGTATTGCTATTGGTCTGGCTTCTGAGTATTACACCGACAGTCATTTCAAGCCGGTGCAGAACCTGGCTGAAACTGCTCAAACCGGTCCTGCTACGGTCATCATCAATGGACTGGCGCTGGGAATGGAAAGTACTGTAATACCTTTGCTTTTGGTTTGTGCGGCGATTCTGGTGGCCTACTGGGCAGCAGGGATGTATGGCATTGCCATTGCTGGAATCGGGATGCTCTCCATCACCGGGATTACCGTAGCCATCGATGCCTATGGGCCGGTGGCGGATAATGCTGGCGGAATCGCTGAAATGGCTGGCCTTGACCCTAAAGTTCGCAAAATCACCGATTCACTGGATGCGTTGGGGAATACTACTGCAGCCATTGGAAAGGGTTTTGCCATTGCCTCAGCGGCCCTGACTGCTATGGCTCTTTTTGTAGCTTACTCTCAGACAGTGCAGATTAAGGTAATCGATCTTCTCCATCCCTATGCTGTGGTAGGACTTTTCATTGGGGGGATGATGCCATTCCTCTTCTGTTCCATTACCATGAAGGCAGTTGGTCGAGCGGCATTCCGCATGGTGGAAGAGGTCCGTCGGCAGTTCCGGGAGATTAAGGGATTGATGGAAGGCAAAGCTCGGCCTGATTATGCCCGCTGTGTGGACATTAGCACCAAAGGTGCCATCACTCAGATGATTTTCCCCGGACTTCTGGCGGTGGCTGTTCCGATTCTTGTCGGTGTCATTCTTGGTCCTGAATCTTTGGGAGGACTTCTGGCTGGGGCCATTGTGTCTGGATTGCTTCTTGCTATTATGATGGCCAATGCCGGAGGGGCATGGGATAATGCCAAAAAGTACATTGAAAGTGGGAAAATGGGTGGCAAGGGAACACCCACCCATGCGGCTGCTGTGGTTGGTGATACCGTCGGTGATCCGTTCAAAGACACCTCTGGTCCGTCTTTGAACATTTTAATTAAGTTAATGTCGATTGTGGCGCTGGTTTTCGCACCTCTTTTTATGCGGTAG